Proteins from one Oscillatoria nigro-viridis PCC 7112 genomic window:
- the mntA gene encoding type VII toxin-antitoxin system MntA family adenylyltransferase antitoxin gives MLQISPTLTELQEIASQLPEQIPYLKMLILFGSRARGDTHAKSDWDFAALYDEKLREESCNNRGFAWFEVPGILGEAFSINSDEIDVVELNRCSPLIANFIARDGKLIYEQESGQFEQFVKTHLMNELELQELERQLYQSIDDFLKDWRSV, from the coding sequence ATGCTCCAAATTTCCCCAACGCTGACTGAACTTCAGGAAATTGCTTCACAACTTCCCGAACAAATTCCTTACCTCAAAATGCTAATTCTCTTTGGTTCTCGTGCCAGAGGTGATACTCACGCAAAAAGTGATTGGGATTTTGCCGCACTTTACGATGAAAAGCTTAGGGAAGAATCTTGCAATAATCGAGGCTTTGCATGGTTTGAAGTTCCTGGCATTTTGGGTGAAGCTTTTAGCATTAACAGCGATGAAATTGATGTCGTTGAATTGAATCGCTGTTCCCCTCTGATTGCCAATTTTATTGCTCGTGATGGCAAACTTATTTATGAACAAGAATCAGGTCAGTTTGAGCAATTTGTCAAAACTCATCTGATGAACGAGCTGGAATTGCAAGAACTGGAACGTCAACTTTATCAGAGTATTGATGATTTTCTCAAAGATTGGAGGTCGGTATGA
- a CDS encoding isochorismate synthase yields MTVIPHRANLLQDRNQLHQFLLDCQQSLTDKDQTKIVSISQEIAPVDPLVVLQEISEPCQRHFYFEKRDPISGNSFAIAALDSTIHLTVAGTDRFTLAQNFIQSCLARTITIGTERLPFSGPHFFCSFAFFDENVATNSYFPPGLVFLPKWQITRLKDSCTIVANAIINRDLNIKIITDNIWKNFDKIASIPYKKITFLRNSSIFLKQIPVNDAAQFKTSVTSALEFIKSQYFSKIVLSQAINVISKTPFSLINSLNNLRLTYPGCYVFSTSNGQGQNFIGASPERLISVHKNELVTDALAGSAPRGKTESEDANLGKGLLNSEKDIREHLAVIDFIVDRLSSLGINPEFSPLPRLLQLSNIQHLWTPIRARIPRDIHLLKILSQLHPTPAVAGVPRDIALKQIRGCESCDRSLYAAPLGWIDRTGNGEFAVGIRSALIDGDRAILYAGAGIVAGSEPEKELAEIQLKLQALLNALV; encoded by the coding sequence ATGACAGTAATACCGCACCGCGCTAATCTTTTACAAGACCGCAATCAACTGCATCAGTTTCTGTTAGATTGCCAGCAGTCTTTAACCGACAAAGATCAAACAAAGATAGTTAGTATTTCTCAGGAGATTGCCCCCGTCGATCCGCTAGTTGTACTTCAAGAGATTTCCGAACCTTGCCAGCGGCACTTTTACTTTGAAAAAAGAGACCCGATTTCCGGCAACAGTTTTGCGATCGCCGCCCTAGATTCGACCATCCATTTAACAGTAGCCGGAACCGATCGATTTACCCTCGCTCAAAATTTTATTCAATCTTGTCTTGCCCGAACAATTACCATCGGTACAGAACGCTTGCCCTTCAGCGGGCCGCACTTTTTTTGTAGCTTTGCTTTTTTCGATGAGAATGTCGCCACCAATTCTTACTTTCCCCCTGGTCTCGTATTTTTACCAAAATGGCAGATTACTCGCTTGAAAGATAGTTGCACAATTGTTGCAAATGCCATCATAAACCGCGACCTAAATATTAAAATTATTACGGATAATATTTGGAAAAATTTTGATAAAATTGCGTCTATTCCTTACAAAAAAATAACTTTTCTGAGAAACAGTTCGATATTTTTAAAACAAATTCCTGTGAATGATGCCGCTCAATTTAAAACATCTGTCACGTCGGCTTTAGAATTTATAAAGTCTCAATATTTCAGTAAAATTGTTTTGTCCCAAGCAATAAATGTCATTTCCAAAACCCCTTTTAGTTTAATAAATTCCTTAAACAACTTGCGCCTTACTTATCCCGGTTGCTACGTATTTTCCACCAGTAACGGCCAAGGTCAAAATTTTATCGGTGCCAGTCCAGAACGCTTAATCAGCGTTCACAAAAATGAGTTAGTAACAGATGCCTTAGCCGGTTCCGCACCGAGGGGAAAAACAGAATCAGAAGATGCGAATTTAGGCAAAGGTTTACTCAACAGCGAAAAGGATATTCGAGAACATCTAGCGGTAATTGATTTTATAGTCGATCGCCTGTCGAGTCTCGGTATCAATCCCGAATTTTCTCCACTACCGAGACTGCTGCAACTGTCAAACATTCAGCATTTGTGGACGCCCATCAGGGCTAGAATTCCCCGTGATATTCATTTATTAAAGATTTTATCCCAACTGCATCCAACCCCAGCGGTGGCGGGCGTACCGAGAGATATTGCCCTCAAGCAAATTCGCGGCTGCGAAAGCTGCGATCGCTCTTTGTATGCAGCACCCCTCGGCTGGATCGATCGCACCGGCAACGGCGAATTTGCCGTCGGCATTCGATCGGCTTTAATCGACGGCGATCGGGCTATACTTTATGCTGGTGCTGGTATTGTTGCCGGTTCGGAACCAGAAAAAGAACTAGCAGAAATTCAACTGAAATTACAAGCACTTTTAAATGCTTTAGTTTAA
- the hepT gene encoding type VII toxin-antitoxin system HepT family RNase toxin, giving the protein MSIQKTVVLTRLKFIGEYLLELRRFESMSLENYLASFDSKIISERIMELIVQAAVDINEHILTRGMKVNSDSNRESFVQLGSYGIITPEVSEELVKSAGLRNILAHRYLEIDYVMLFNSVQVALIYYPIYIEQVAEYISQKK; this is encoded by the coding sequence ATGAGTATTCAGAAAACAGTAGTTTTAACCAGACTCAAATTTATTGGAGAGTATCTGCTCGAATTGAGACGTTTTGAATCGATGAGCCTGGAAAATTATCTAGCTAGCTTCGATTCAAAAATAATTTCAGAAAGAATAATGGAGTTGATAGTTCAGGCAGCAGTTGATATTAACGAGCATATTCTGACCCGTGGAATGAAGGTTAACTCGGATAGTAATCGAGAATCTTTTGTTCAGCTTGGAAGCTATGGAATTATTACACCTGAAGTTAGTGAAGAATTAGTAAAATCAGCAGGTTTGCGTAACATTTTGGCTCATCGGTACTTAGAGATAGATTATGTAATGTTATTTAATTCCGTTCAAGTTGCTTTAATCTATTATCCGATTTACATAGAGCAAGTTGCTGAATACATTTCTCAAAAAAAATGA
- a CDS encoding retropepsin-like aspartic protease family protein, with protein MPDYQKAYRLLRHGRNLLAVQATIGGNNGDATEYRVRLLVDTGASYTVLPVKTLEDLGYDTRNPLRRQELVTGQGRISVPVINVSWFNCVGQLIESFDVFAHDIPPNVRIDGLLGMDFLIRFHAVISVGDAEIRFQ; from the coding sequence ATGCCAGATTATCAAAAAGCTTATCGCTTATTGCGTCACGGACGAAATTTGCTCGCGGTGCAAGCAACCATTGGTGGAAATAATGGTGACGCTACTGAGTATCGGGTGCGTTTATTGGTGGATACGGGAGCCAGCTATACAGTATTGCCAGTTAAAACATTAGAGGATTTGGGTTACGATACGCGCAATCCTCTACGCAGGCAAGAATTAGTTACAGGTCAAGGAAGAATCTCTGTTCCTGTAATTAATGTATCTTGGTTTAATTGCGTGGGTCAACTAATAGAAAGTTTTGACGTATTTGCCCACGATATACCGCCAAATGTTCGTATAGATGGTCTTCTGGGTATGGACTTTCTCATTCGTTTTCACGCAGTTATCTCTGTTGGCGATGCGGAAATTAGATTTCAGTAA
- a CDS encoding helix-turn-helix transcriptional regulator gives MPRKKETITLSIPAGTKEQLEAIALRLGILWGKSPSVSGLLVAVAQQKIEVGEPFTLNSVQVQSLNKAVKFLNDSGEVEAAQIVMALLLDKANLETPFRQKLLEQVNQTAEAWRLRLNQLIDDRQPFRLFYQSGKDKVSEFTARSAKIRLYDKRLYLEIWCDDADSREIPELAHNRCLRLDKIVNLLPASEKWRETIDYLEVHLHFLRGLAGNYESKPDEDVANEMVGDLRHVVKRVSSRFWLFREVFRYGKDCVIVSPQNVRDRFQQELIDLCRQYNLEIRD, from the coding sequence ATGCCCCGCAAAAAAGAGACAATTACACTTTCAATTCCGGCTGGAACCAAGGAACAGCTAGAGGCGATCGCCCTTCGCCTCGGTATCTTATGGGGCAAAAGTCCCAGTGTGTCTGGGTTACTGGTCGCGGTCGCCCAACAAAAAATCGAAGTGGGCGAACCCTTTACCCTAAATTCAGTGCAGGTACAATCATTGAACAAAGCTGTCAAATTCCTCAACGACTCTGGCGAAGTCGAAGCCGCCCAGATCGTCATGGCATTACTTTTGGACAAAGCCAATCTGGAAACCCCTTTCCGGCAAAAGTTGCTCGAACAAGTCAACCAAACTGCCGAAGCGTGGCGGCTTCGACTCAATCAACTGATTGACGACCGCCAACCGTTCAGGCTGTTTTACCAGTCAGGCAAAGACAAAGTGAGCGAATTTACTGCCCGCAGTGCCAAAATTCGCCTCTACGACAAGCGCCTGTACCTAGAAATCTGGTGCGACGATGCTGACTCCAGAGAAATCCCGGAATTAGCTCACAATCGGTGTTTGCGCTTAGACAAGATTGTTAACTTGTTACCTGCAAGTGAAAAATGGCGCGAAACCATAGACTATCTAGAAGTACACTTACATTTTTTAAGGGGATTGGCTGGAAACTATGAATCCAAACCGGATGAAGATGTGGCAAATGAAATGGTGGGAGACCTGCGCCATGTAGTGAAGCGGGTATCCAGCCGATTCTGGCTGTTCCGAGAGGTGTTTCGGTACGGCAAAGACTGCGTGATTGTCTCGCCCCAGAATGTGCGCGATCGCTTCCAACAAGAACTGATCGACCTCTGCCGCCAGTACAACCTGGAAATCCGCGATTAG
- a CDS encoding o-succinylbenzoate synthase: protein MLYQFEFRTYQRKFKRPLQTSHGIWDIREGIILRLVGENGRIGWGEVAPLSWFGSETFDQALDFCNSLSANLSEEMIFAISAQLPACQFGFESAVSNSRSPLIKGGHGGTAPTKGGTRNILKVPLTKGDLGGSRLRLKSTLIAGSVLSSHQWIQAGNEEEKNRFSGLLPAGETALQALPILWLDGYRTFKWKIGVAAIEEELKMFQQLIQAMHNLCDRESAFLRLDANGGLSYSQATTWLEACDKVKATPDFSADIEFLEQPLPVTQFQEMVELNAIYATPIALDESAANLDRIQECYSQGWRGIFVIKPAIAGSPSQLRKFCQTHNIDAVFSSVFETEIGRQAALNLATQLSLNKRALGFGTDSWFDDNHSILDFRF, encoded by the coding sequence ATGCTTTATCAATTCGAGTTTCGCACTTATCAGCGAAAATTTAAGCGACCGCTGCAAACAAGTCACGGAATTTGGGATATTCGCGAAGGAATTATCCTGCGGCTTGTTGGCGAAAATGGTCGAATTGGTTGGGGAGAAGTTGCGCCTTTGAGTTGGTTTGGGTCCGAAACTTTTGACCAAGCTTTAGATTTTTGTAACTCGTTGTCGGCTAATCTTTCAGAAGAGATGATTTTTGCTATTTCCGCCCAATTGCCGGCTTGTCAATTTGGCTTTGAGTCAGCAGTATCAAACTCTAGATCCCCCCTAATCAAGGGCGGGCACGGGGGCACCGCCCCTACTAAGGGGGGGACAAGAAATATTCTCAAAGTCCCCCTTACTAAGGGGGATTTAGGGGGATCTAGACTTCGCCTAAAATCGACATTGATTGCGGGTTCAGTCTTAAGCAGTCACCAATGGATACAGGCTGGGAATGAGGAAGAAAAAAATCGGTTCAGCGGTTTATTGCCAGCAGGTGAAACAGCTTTGCAGGCTTTACCAATACTTTGGTTAGACGGATATCGCACGTTTAAATGGAAAATTGGTGTTGCTGCAATTGAGGAAGAATTAAAGATGTTTCAGCAGCTAATCCAAGCAATGCACAATTTGTGCGATCGAGAATCGGCATTTTTGCGGTTAGATGCCAACGGGGGACTCAGTTACTCGCAGGCTACAACATGGCTGGAAGCTTGCGACAAGGTAAAAGCAACTCCCGACTTTTCTGCAGACATTGAATTTTTGGAACAGCCGCTGCCAGTAACACAGTTTCAGGAAATGGTAGAATTGAATGCTATTTATGCAACTCCGATCGCCCTTGATGAATCTGCCGCCAACCTCGATCGCATCCAAGAATGCTACAGCCAAGGCTGGCGGGGCATTTTCGTCATTAAACCTGCGATTGCTGGTTCTCCATCCCAACTGCGAAAATTTTGTCAAACTCACAATATAGACGCTGTTTTCTCATCAGTATTTGAAACCGAAATCGGCCGACAAGCAGCATTAAATTTAGCAACACAATTGTCTTTAAATAAGAGAGCACTCGGGTTCGGCACCGATTCCTGGTTCGATGACAATCATTCGATTTTAGATTTTAGATTTTAG
- the menD gene encoding 2-succinyl-5-enolpyruvyl-6-hydroxy-3-cyclohexene-1-carboxylic-acid synthase, translating into MPIDFRNTNTVWASVLAETLQRLGLTTAVICPGSRSAPLTIAFAQNNKIETLPILDERSASFFALGIAKKSGLPTALICTSGTAAANFYPAIIEARESRIPLLIFTADRPPELRDCHAGQAIDQVKIYGNYPNWQAELAIPSASRGMLDYLRQTIVYAWERSQFPTPGPVHLNIPFRDPLVPVPDIAVEALETQFNPEDFFAGLEPIFAAETSTPPSPPLLRGGEESTMQQWQKCDRGIIIAGVAQPQLAEKYCSAIGQISKYLNWPVLAEGLSPVRNYAQLNPHLIPTYDLILRNRELADKLTPEIAIQIGDLPTSKELRNWLDKTQPKRYIIDPSHHNFDPLHGQTIHLRTSVENLATILTQVPPLIKGGLGGDRAPATPAISPQIPPLNKDESTQIPPLNQGESTQVPPLNKGGLGGVPTSPSNEYLQLWRNTEIQVRQTIDKKIATINNIIEPKVSWLLSQILPPATPIFIANSMPVRDVEFFWKQNNLEIKPFFNRGANGIDGTLSTALGVAHRNQSSIMLTGDLAFLHDTNGFLMKNKFVGHLTIVLINNNGGGIFEMLPVAKFDPPFEEFFATPQQINFALLCATYGVKHEVIEDWGQFKEKLNLLPNSGIRVLELQTDRRSDAKWRQDNLSKFAKDL; encoded by the coding sequence ATGCCAATAGATTTTCGCAACACAAATACCGTCTGGGCTTCCGTATTAGCAGAAACTTTGCAGCGGTTGGGATTAACTACCGCCGTCATTTGTCCCGGTTCGCGATCGGCACCATTAACAATAGCTTTTGCCCAGAACAACAAAATAGAAACTCTGCCCATACTCGACGAACGTTCAGCAAGTTTTTTTGCATTAGGAATCGCCAAAAAATCCGGTTTACCAACCGCACTAATTTGTACCTCTGGAACCGCCGCAGCCAACTTTTATCCTGCGATAATAGAAGCCAGAGAAAGTCGAATTCCGCTGCTAATATTCACCGCCGATCGACCTCCAGAACTGCGGGACTGTCACGCCGGACAAGCGATCGACCAAGTTAAAATATACGGCAATTATCCGAACTGGCAAGCCGAATTAGCGATACCTTCTGCGTCCAGAGGAATGCTAGACTATCTGCGGCAGACGATCGTGTACGCTTGGGAACGATCGCAATTTCCAACACCAGGCCCCGTCCACCTCAACATCCCCTTTCGCGACCCGCTTGTACCAGTTCCAGACATAGCTGTAGAAGCTTTAGAAACACAATTCAATCCCGAAGATTTTTTTGCAGGATTAGAACCGATTTTCGCCGCAGAAACCTCTACTCCTCCCAGCCCCCCCTTGTTAAGGGGGGGAGAAGAAAGTACAATGCAACAATGGCAAAAGTGCGATCGGGGGATTATTATTGCAGGCGTTGCACAGCCCCAATTGGCCGAAAAATACTGTAGTGCGATCGGGCAAATTTCCAAATACTTAAATTGGCCAGTTTTAGCAGAAGGATTATCCCCAGTCAGAAACTACGCCCAACTAAACCCCCATCTAATTCCCACCTACGATTTAATCCTGCGAAACCGCGAACTAGCAGATAAATTAACCCCAGAAATCGCCATTCAAATCGGAGACTTACCCACAAGCAAAGAACTGCGAAACTGGTTAGATAAAACCCAACCAAAACGCTACATAATCGACCCCAGCCACCACAACTTCGATCCGCTACACGGCCAAACAATTCACCTGCGAACCTCCGTAGAAAATCTCGCAACTATATTAACTCAAGTCCCCCCCCTTATTAAGGGGGGGTTAGGGGGGGATCGAGCCCCTGCAACCCCTGCTATTTCCCCTCAAATCCCCCCCCTAAACAAGGATGAATCAACTCAAATCCCCCCCCTAAACCAGGGCGAATCAACTCAAGTCCCCCCCCTTAATAAGGGGGGGTTAGGGGGGGTTCCAACCTCACCCTCAAACGAATACCTCCAACTTTGGCGCAACACCGAAATCCAAGTCAGACAAACAATCGACAAAAAAATAGCAACAATTAACAACATAATCGAGCCCAAAGTTTCCTGGCTGCTTTCCCAAATTTTGCCGCCAGCAACACCGATATTTATTGCCAACAGTATGCCCGTCCGAGATGTAGAGTTTTTCTGGAAGCAGAACAACTTAGAAATCAAGCCGTTTTTCAATCGCGGCGCTAACGGTATAGACGGCACATTATCAACAGCGTTGGGAGTTGCTCACCGCAATCAAAGCAGCATCATGTTAACAGGCGATTTAGCATTTTTGCACGATACAAACGGTTTTTTAATGAAAAATAAATTTGTAGGCCATCTGACAATCGTATTAATTAATAACAACGGTGGCGGAATTTTTGAAATGTTGCCCGTTGCCAAATTTGACCCGCCCTTTGAAGAGTTTTTTGCCACTCCGCAGCAGATCAATTTTGCTCTGTTGTGTGCAACTTATGGCGTGAAACACGAGGTAATTGAGGATTGGGGACAGTTCAAAGAAAAATTAAATTTGCTGCCAAATAGCGGGATTCGCGTCTTAGAATTGCAAACAGACAGGCGATCGGATGCTAAATGGCGGCAAGACAATCTAAGTAAATTTGCCAAAGATTTGTAG
- the menH gene encoding 2-succinyl-6-hydroxy-2,4-cyclohexadiene-1-carboxylate synthase, protein MERFKNYQFHYSLNGNTNQQTILFLHGFTGKFQDFSSVISLLSKSYCCLAVDLPGHGETRVIGDESCYNMTNTAQALIELLDDLQIDKCLLLGYSMGGRLALYMTLHFPERFEKVVLESASPGLKTEKERSHRLQADLQLAQKLENSNIKDFLFNWYDRPLFKSLKNSPNFDKLIESRLANNPLELAKSLRNMGTGNQPSLWEKLSQNQIPILLLAGEYDDKFTTINTEIAKLCPAALLEIVPKAGHNIHLENIDKFVTVVRQFYD, encoded by the coding sequence ATGGAGAGATTTAAAAATTATCAATTTCACTATTCCTTAAATGGTAACACAAATCAGCAGACAATTTTATTTTTGCATGGATTCACTGGAAAATTTCAAGATTTTAGCAGCGTCATTTCCTTACTATCTAAAAGTTATTGCTGTCTAGCAGTTGACCTTCCCGGTCACGGAGAAACCAGAGTAATCGGCGACGAAAGTTGCTACAATATGACCAATACAGCCCAAGCATTAATCGAGTTATTAGATGATTTACAAATAGACAAATGTTTGTTGTTGGGCTATTCAATGGGCGGCCGATTGGCACTTTACATGACATTACATTTTCCTGAAAGATTCGAGAAAGTAGTGTTAGAGTCAGCCTCTCCGGGATTGAAAACAGAAAAAGAGCGATCGCACCGCCTGCAAGCCGATTTACAGCTAGCACAAAAGCTGGAAAATAGCAATATTAAAGATTTTTTATTCAACTGGTACGATCGCCCTTTATTCAAATCTTTAAAAAACTCTCCCAACTTCGACAAACTCATAGAAAGCCGCTTAGCAAACAATCCCTTAGAGTTAGCCAAATCCCTCCGCAACATGGGAACCGGCAACCAGCCCTCTCTCTGGGAAAAACTCTCACAAAATCAAATCCCTATCCTCTTGCTAGCGGGAGAATATGATGATAAATTTACAACTATAAATACCGAAATTGCCAAATTGTGTCCGGCCGCTCTTCTGGAAATTGTACCAAAAGCTGGTCACAATATCCATTTGGAAAATATTGATAAGTTTGTCACAGTTGTGAGACAATTTTATGATTAA
- the grxC gene encoding glutaredoxin 3 produces MLDFLNPILGRKPDRIKANVEIYTWQTCPYCIRAKTLLWWKGVNFTEYKIDGDEAARKAMADRANGRRSVPQIFINNQHVGGCDDIHKLDAEGQLDPLLAQPAV; encoded by the coding sequence ATGCTTGACTTTCTCAATCCCATCTTGGGCCGCAAGCCCGATCGCATCAAAGCCAATGTTGAAATCTATACTTGGCAAACCTGTCCCTACTGCATCCGCGCCAAAACTTTGCTGTGGTGGAAAGGCGTAAATTTCACGGAATACAAAATTGATGGCGACGAAGCGGCTAGAAAGGCAATGGCCGATCGCGCTAACGGACGCCGCAGCGTACCCCAAATTTTCATTAACAACCAACACGTAGGCGGCTGCGATGACATTCACAAACTCGATGCAGAAGGACAGTTAGATCCGCTGCTAGCTCAACCAGCGGTTTAA
- a CDS encoding antibiotic biosynthesis monooxygenase family protein, with product MILEAVVLNVKSGCEGDFEIAFREASSLIASIDGYLSHELHRCTEVQGKYLLLVRWQNLEAHTIKFRNSAEYQEWKRMLHHFYDPFPIVEHFEEVKIKH from the coding sequence ATGATTCTTGAGGCGGTTGTGCTGAATGTCAAATCTGGCTGTGAGGGGGATTTTGAGATAGCTTTTAGAGAAGCCTCCAGTCTGATAGCGTCTATAGATGGCTATTTATCTCACGAACTTCATCGCTGCACAGAAGTTCAAGGAAAATATCTATTATTGGTGAGATGGCAAAATTTAGAAGCTCATACAATTAAATTTAGGAATTCCGCTGAATATCAAGAGTGGAAAAGAATGCTTCACCATTTTTACGATCCTTTTCCCATAGTAGAACATTTTGAGGAAGTGAAAATTAAACATTAA
- the menA gene encoding 2-carboxy-1,4-naphthoquinone phytyltransferase: MTTKLIERPNSKLWLAAIKPPMYSVAVIPISVGTAIAFAETQTINWSIFSTFLISAILIIAWLNLSNDVFDSETGIDKNKAHSLVNLTGNKTLIFGLANLFLAVGVSGICAISWWQKDPTVILLVVLCCALGYTYQGPPFRLGYQGLGEIICFFTFGPLALAAAYYSQTQTWSATNFAASAIVGITTSIILFCSHFHQVEDDLAAGKKSPIVRLGTKKGAQLLQWLCGSVYALTVLFVALGMFPIWTLLIFGSLPFAIDLCRHVTDYHDQPGKVSNSKFIAVTLHFSSGLLLALGFVL; encoded by the coding sequence ATGACAACAAAGTTAATTGAACGTCCAAATAGTAAATTGTGGCTGGCGGCAATCAAGCCGCCCATGTACAGCGTTGCGGTGATTCCTATTTCAGTAGGAACTGCAATTGCTTTTGCCGAAACTCAAACGATTAATTGGTCAATTTTTTCGACATTTTTAATTTCAGCCATTTTGATTATAGCATGGCTGAATCTCAGCAATGATGTATTTGACTCGGAAACAGGCATCGATAAAAACAAAGCGCATTCTCTAGTTAATTTAACCGGAAATAAAACTTTAATTTTCGGGCTGGCAAATCTGTTTTTAGCAGTGGGAGTGTCGGGAATCTGCGCCATAAGCTGGTGGCAAAAAGACCCAACAGTAATTTTGCTGGTAGTTTTGTGCTGTGCTCTCGGCTACACTTATCAAGGGCCTCCGTTTCGTCTTGGCTATCAGGGTTTAGGGGAAATCATCTGCTTTTTCACCTTTGGGCCGCTAGCCTTAGCCGCTGCTTATTACAGTCAAACTCAAACTTGGTCTGCCACTAATTTTGCGGCTTCGGCAATCGTGGGAATTACAACGAGTATCATCTTATTTTGTTCCCATTTTCATCAAGTTGAAGACGATTTGGCGGCCGGCAAAAAATCGCCGATTGTTCGACTCGGTACGAAAAAAGGTGCTCAGTTGTTGCAGTGGTTGTGCGGCAGCGTTTATGCTTTGACTGTGCTATTTGTGGCTTTGGGAATGTTCCCAATTTGGACGCTGTTGATTTTTGGGAGTTTGCCATTTGCGATCGACCTTTGCCGCCATGTCACAGACTATCACGACCAACCGGGAAAGGTCAGCAACTCTAAGTTTATCGCAGTTACTCTGCATTTTTCGAGCGGATTGCTGCTGGCGTTGGGGTTTGTTTTGTAG